Proteins from a single region of Butyrivibrio fibrisolvens:
- a CDS encoding ECF-type riboflavin transporter substrate-binding protein, producing the protein MNRLLNVKTIVATAIGAALFFVLGRFVAIPSPVPNTNISVQYGVLAFIAALFGPVAGILAGLIGHFFIDFSQPWGIWWSWIIASGFFGLIMGIISFRLKLDDGEFGVKSIILFNVSQIVAHAIAWIVIAPILDIRIYAEAANKVFAQGAVGALANSVTTAIVGTLLCIAYTTAIPKKGSLKEED; encoded by the coding sequence ATGAACAGATTATTAAATGTTAAAACAATCGTTGCCACAGCCATCGGCGCAGCATTGTTCTTCGTATTAGGCAGATTCGTTGCCATTCCAAGCCCCGTTCCTAACACCAATATTTCAGTTCAGTACGGCGTACTTGCATTTATCGCAGCTCTCTTCGGACCAGTTGCAGGTATCCTTGCAGGACTTATAGGTCACTTCTTTATTGACTTCAGCCAGCCTTGGGGCATTTGGTGGAGTTGGATCATTGCATCCGGATTTTTTGGTCTTATCATGGGAATTATCTCATTCAGACTTAAGCTGGATGATGGTGAGTTTGGTGTAAAGAGCATAATTCTCTTTAATGTAAGCCAGATAGTTGCACATGCTATCGCATGGATCGTTATCGCACCTATTCTTGATATTCGGATTTATGCAGAGGCTGCCAATAAGGTATTTGCTCAGGGAGCTGTAGGTGCTCTTGCTAATAGCGTAACAACAGCAATAGTTGGAACACTTCTTTGCATTGCATACACAACAGCAATTCCGAAGAAGGGAAGTCTCAAGGAAGAAGATTAA